A genomic region of Runella rosea contains the following coding sequences:
- a CDS encoding NeuD/PglB/VioB family sugar acetyltransferase codes for MENPVLIFGAKGLGVVALDIFQRNNVVVYGLLDDDPNLHNTQIGEYTVLGSTDDDGFLKLIGKKCEAFVAIEARAERHDLVEMLNERRSIMPVNAIHDTAIISTFALIGHGNLIGARVAISSKVVLGHHSILHTGVVIEHDAILGDYVNIGAGSIIGSGVVIDQDAFIGSGVTVISGVKIGKGASVGAGSVVVENVPSGSRVFGNPAKKV; via the coding sequence ATGGAAAACCCAGTATTGATTTTTGGGGCAAAAGGTTTAGGAGTAGTTGCATTAGATATTTTTCAGCGCAATAACGTAGTAGTGTATGGCTTACTGGACGATGACCCTAATTTACACAACACCCAAATTGGTGAATACACCGTTTTGGGAAGTACCGACGACGACGGATTTTTAAAACTCATCGGCAAAAAGTGTGAGGCATTTGTCGCTATCGAAGCGCGTGCCGAACGGCACGACCTCGTCGAAATGCTCAACGAACGACGCAGCATTATGCCCGTCAATGCCATTCATGATACGGCCATCATCTCTACTTTTGCCCTAATCGGCCACGGAAATTTGATTGGTGCCCGCGTAGCCATCAGCTCCAAAGTAGTACTCGGCCACCATTCTATTTTGCACACTGGCGTCGTTATTGAGCACGACGCCATCTTGGGCGACTACGTTAATATCGGCGCCGGAAGCATCATTGGAAGTGGCGTAGTGATTGACCAGGATGCCTTTATCGGATCAGGAGTTACGGTTATTTCGGGCGTAAAAATCGGCAAAGGAGCCAGTGTAGGTGCAGGTTCGGTTGTAGTGGAAAATGTACCTTCGGGAAGTCGGGTGTTTGGAAATCCTGCTAAGAAGGTCTAA
- a CDS encoding UDP-2,3-diacylglucosamine diphosphatase, with amino-acid sequence MKSKIHFRTIVISDLHLGTKGSKAKEVTNFLKQYKCRKLILNGDIIDGWQLRKYGAWKKKHTAFFKTVLKMMDDYDTKVIYLRGNHDDFLDRIRPLRLGKQFQIRKDYILKSGTKRFYITHGDVFDSITTNLKWLAYLGDMGYTFLLWVNKLYNHYRSWQGLPYYSLSQVIKQRVKAAVSYISDFEEKLTELARSQNCDGIICGHIHQPAIRQIDGLIYMNSGDWVESLSALVEDHDGNWSLMFYNEQEVKSASEPTISEFFGRKERLAKVS; translated from the coding sequence ATGAAAAGCAAGATCCATTTTCGCACAATCGTCATTTCGGACCTGCACTTGGGTACGAAAGGCTCCAAAGCCAAAGAAGTCACTAATTTCCTAAAACAATATAAATGCCGAAAGTTGATTCTCAACGGCGATATCATTGATGGATGGCAATTAAGAAAATACGGGGCTTGGAAGAAAAAACACACCGCATTTTTTAAGACAGTTCTGAAAATGATGGATGATTATGACACGAAGGTAATTTATCTGCGTGGTAATCACGACGATTTTTTAGACCGTATCAGGCCGCTTCGATTAGGGAAGCAGTTTCAGATTCGAAAAGATTATATTCTTAAATCGGGTACCAAGCGTTTCTACATCACCCACGGGGATGTTTTTGACAGCATCACTACTAATCTAAAATGGTTGGCTTACTTGGGCGATATGGGCTATACATTTCTGCTTTGGGTCAATAAACTCTATAATCATTATCGCTCGTGGCAGGGACTTCCTTATTACTCATTGTCGCAGGTAATTAAGCAACGGGTAAAGGCGGCGGTCAGTTATATTTCTGATTTTGAAGAAAAGCTAACCGAACTAGCCCGTTCACAGAATTGTGATGGAATCATCTGCGGACACATTCACCAACCTGCGATTCGCCAAATAGACGGATTGATTTACATGAATTCGGGGGATTGGGTGGAATCGTTGAGTGCTTTAGTGGAAGACCACGATGGAAACTGGAGTTTAATGTTTTACAACGAACAGGAAGTGAAAAGCGCTTCGGAACCAACCATCTCGGAGTTTTTTGGTCGTAAAGAACGGCTGGCTAAAGTCAGTTAA
- a CDS encoding LysM peptidoglycan-binding domain-containing protein, whose translation MSENENRNRRPEESSKLPYLSLGVLVLMIAGLLYVGYEYIADDAADVDQLLNTPLDTTGRELQPIPNENDQLSTVPQSSKETTSSTTEEKTNDSPKEEETVTPTPRPADEEETKKPEEKAPEKPKPVAVDPGGVEITHTVQSGETFYGIANRYNLKSGTLKGLNPVIKDESADVKSGVTRIKVRVQAVHTVGPGDILRVVAEKYGVTVEQLMAANKKTKNFTERGEKLIIPFPEKK comes from the coding sequence ATGTCAGAGAACGAAAATAGAAATCGTCGCCCTGAAGAATCATCAAAGTTGCCTTATCTTTCATTAGGCGTTTTGGTTTTGATGATTGCCGGATTATTGTACGTTGGTTATGAATATATTGCCGACGACGCTGCCGATGTAGATCAACTTCTTAATACCCCATTGGACACCACAGGTCGGGAATTACAGCCCATACCTAACGAAAACGACCAGTTGTCGACGGTGCCTCAATCTTCAAAAGAAACAACCAGCAGTACAACAGAAGAGAAAACAAACGATTCTCCCAAAGAAGAAGAAACGGTAACTCCCACCCCTCGCCCTGCCGACGAGGAAGAAACTAAAAAGCCCGAAGAAAAAGCCCCCGAAAAACCTAAACCTGTCGCAGTCGATCCTGGAGGAGTGGAAATTACGCACACCGTTCAGAGTGGTGAGACATTTTACGGCATCGCCAATCGGTACAATCTAAAAAGCGGAACCCTAAAAGGGCTCAACCCAGTCATAAAAGATGAAAGTGCTGATGTAAAATCAGGGGTAACGCGCATTAAGGTTCGCGTTCAGGCCGTTCATACGGTTGGGCCTGGCGATATTTTGCGGGTCGTAGCCGAGAAATATGGCGTAACGGTAGAACAACTGATGGCTGCTAATAAGAAGACTAAGAACTTTACCGAACGGGGCGAAAAACTCATTATTCCATTTCCAGAAAAGAAATAG
- the purE gene encoding 5-(carboxyamino)imidazole ribonucleotide mutase: protein MVGIIMGSISDLKVMQEAIDILKEFGIDFEIDIVSAHRTPEKMVDYGKNARLRGLKVIIAGAGGAAHLPGMIASLTTLPVIGVPVKSSNSIDGWDSVLSILQMPSGVPVATVALNGARNAGILAAQIIGTSDTTVGTKLEQYKEDLKVKVAEMSLEAQKMNAIK from the coding sequence ATGGTAGGAATAATAATGGGTAGCATTTCAGATCTAAAAGTAATGCAGGAAGCTATCGATATTTTAAAAGAGTTTGGGATTGATTTTGAGATAGACATCGTTTCTGCCCATCGTACTCCCGAAAAAATGGTTGATTATGGCAAAAATGCCCGCCTCCGGGGTTTGAAAGTAATCATCGCTGGGGCAGGCGGAGCCGCCCATTTGCCGGGGATGATTGCTTCCTTAACTACTCTGCCCGTGATTGGCGTCCCAGTCAAAAGCAGTAACTCAATAGATGGATGGGACTCTGTTCTTTCGATTTTACAAATGCCGTCGGGTGTACCAGTTGCCACCGTGGCCCTCAACGGGGCACGGAACGCTGGCATTTTAGCTGCGCAAATTATTGGTACGTCAGATACAACAGTTGGTACGAAACTTGAGCAATACAAAGAAGACCTCAAAGTAAAAGTAGCCGAAATGAGCCTAGAAGCCCAAAAAATGAACGCCATCAAATAA
- a CDS encoding sterol desaturase family protein, with product MTNELEQALIQLTTPFYALLIGLEALASHWQHRQNYTWRDTLTNFLLMLFNGGIDLAFRAIYVVILVWFYQYHVTEITNVYGYWLLLFLAEDFLFYVLHVVDHYCRLFWAVHVTHHSSEYFNLTTGFRSSVFQPLYRFVYFIPLVLLGFRPADIILMYAITQIYGIIVHTNYVGKLGVLEYILVTPSHHRVHHASNVEYLDKNMGMCLIIWDRIFGTFQEEEASISLKYGLTTPLAQRGIGHTVFHEWKAIFEDLKRDVDLKTKIKYVLNPPGWSHDGSTKTSDQLRENIISIEKPTEEKCAY from the coding sequence ATGACTAACGAATTAGAACAAGCGTTAATACAACTGACGACACCATTTTATGCTTTGCTAATTGGATTAGAAGCTTTAGCGAGTCATTGGCAACACCGTCAGAATTATACTTGGCGTGATACGCTTACAAATTTTTTGTTGATGCTTTTTAACGGTGGAATTGATTTGGCTTTCCGTGCCATTTACGTCGTTATTCTAGTTTGGTTTTATCAATATCACGTTACCGAAATTACCAACGTTTATGGATATTGGTTATTGCTGTTTTTGGCCGAAGATTTCCTTTTTTACGTATTGCACGTGGTAGACCATTATTGTCGTTTGTTTTGGGCCGTTCATGTTACCCATCATTCTTCTGAGTATTTTAATCTCACTACTGGTTTTCGTTCTTCGGTATTCCAACCCTTGTATCGGTTTGTTTATTTTATTCCACTCGTCTTGCTAGGTTTTCGTCCTGCCGATATCATATTGATGTATGCCATTACGCAAATATACGGCATTATTGTACATACCAATTATGTCGGAAAATTAGGCGTTTTGGAATATATTTTGGTTACGCCTTCTCATCACCGGGTGCACCATGCCTCAAATGTTGAATATTTAGACAAGAACATGGGAATGTGCCTCATCATTTGGGATAGAATATTCGGGACTTTTCAGGAGGAAGAAGCAAGTATTTCTTTAAAATATGGATTGACTACGCCCCTTGCCCAACGGGGGATTGGTCACACTGTTTTTCATGAATGGAAAGCCATCTTTGAGGATTTGAAGCGTGATGTAGATTTGAAAACAAAGATTAAGTACGTGCTCAACCCACCAGGATGGTCGCATGATGGAAGCACTAAAACCAGTGATCAATTGCGAGAGAATATTATTTCTATTGAGAAACCTACTGAAGAAAAATGCGCGTATTAA
- a CDS encoding LacI family DNA-binding transcriptional regulator, with the protein MAADRPVTIKDIARKFKCSPSTVSRALNNHPLINEDTRRNLQEYAQKVGYQRNSVSLSLLNKRTGTLGVIVPTLNHQHETAIIEGLQSILQPLGYLMNICVSNESYLLEKEYVEKLLANRVEGIFLSISQETYDSGHYEHLESIIQRKVPLIFIDREYEGFDACRVTIDDYYGAFAATEHLIKMGCQRIAHLKGPHGLAVTEQRYKGYVDCLAKYQFPLDEELIVTTNFGVESAIIPTQRLLALPQPPDGIFGVNDQVAIGAMYVVRENGLEVPNQVAIVGFDDSPISAYIHPTLTTVKRPGKQIGTEASRIFLSQLKDSSANQLTENIVLSASLIVRESTLKTNLSPDQGS; encoded by the coding sequence ATGGCTGCCGACCGCCCCGTTACGATTAAAGACATTGCTCGCAAGTTTAAATGCTCACCCTCCACCGTATCAAGGGCGCTCAACAATCATCCCTTAATCAACGAAGATACCCGTCGAAATCTTCAGGAGTATGCCCAAAAAGTTGGTTATCAACGCAATTCGGTTTCCCTTAGCCTTCTTAACAAACGAACGGGAACTTTGGGCGTAATCGTTCCCACCCTCAATCATCAACACGAAACCGCCATCATTGAAGGCTTGCAATCCATTCTGCAACCTTTAGGGTATTTGATGAATATCTGTGTAAGCAACGAAAGCTATCTCCTTGAAAAAGAATACGTTGAAAAACTGTTAGCCAACCGGGTTGAAGGTATTTTCCTTTCAATATCGCAAGAAACGTATGACTCAGGGCACTACGAACATTTGGAAAGCATCATTCAACGCAAAGTCCCACTCATTTTTATTGACCGCGAATACGAAGGATTTGATGCTTGCCGGGTTACCATCGACGATTACTATGGGGCCTTCGCTGCCACCGAACACCTAATTAAAATGGGATGCCAACGGATTGCTCATTTAAAAGGGCCGCATGGTCTGGCCGTGACCGAGCAACGCTACAAAGGCTACGTTGATTGCCTTGCCAAATATCAATTTCCTTTAGATGAAGAGTTGATTGTCACGACCAATTTTGGGGTAGAAAGCGCCATTATTCCCACCCAACGCCTTTTGGCCCTGCCACAGCCCCCCGACGGGATTTTTGGGGTGAATGATCAGGTTGCGATTGGGGCCATGTATGTAGTGAGAGAAAATGGGCTCGAAGTGCCCAACCAAGTTGCAATTGTGGGGTTCGATGACTCACCCATATCAGCGTACATTCACCCTACGCTTACCACGGTAAAACGCCCCGGAAAACAAATCGGAACGGAAGCTTCCCGGATATTTTTAAGTCAATTAAAGGATTCCTCAGCCAATCAGCTTACTGAAAATATTGTTTTATCGGCCTCACTAATCGTCCGAGAATCTACCTTAAAAACTAATCTTTCCCCGGATCAGGGTTCTTGA
- a CDS encoding inositol oxygenase family protein has protein sequence MNATTFSNSEIAPLASLDEWEDDLLVRYPDPDSIAQAKAKEEFRNYDTPARDTVTEFYRLNHKYQTYDFVMEKESDFLKFDKKEMTLWESFDFLNTLVDDSDPDIDLDQLQHLLQTSEAIRADGHPDWFVLTGLLHDMGKVLCLFGEPQWAVVGDTFPVGCKHSDKIVFPEFFDANPDAHDERYNTKYGVYEPNCGLRNVHMSWGHDEYLYQMTKNHLPESALYMIRYHSFYAQHRENAYTHLMDEHDHEYFKWVKVFNPYDLYTKSPKVPNWKELRPYYEDLAAKYLPATLKF, from the coding sequence ATGAACGCAACGACTTTCAGCAATTCCGAGATAGCTCCTTTGGCAAGTTTAGATGAGTGGGAAGACGATCTTTTAGTTCGTTATCCCGACCCTGACAGCATCGCACAGGCCAAAGCCAAAGAAGAATTCCGCAATTATGACACTCCCGCCCGCGACACGGTGACGGAGTTTTATCGCCTCAATCACAAGTATCAGACCTATGACTTTGTGATGGAGAAAGAGAGCGACTTCCTTAAGTTTGACAAAAAGGAAATGACCTTGTGGGAATCGTTTGATTTTCTCAATACGTTGGTCGATGATTCTGACCCCGACATTGACCTTGATCAGCTTCAACACTTGCTCCAAACCTCTGAAGCCATCCGAGCCGATGGTCATCCTGATTGGTTTGTATTAACGGGTTTATTGCATGACATGGGAAAAGTGCTTTGTCTGTTTGGAGAACCACAATGGGCGGTAGTAGGTGATACTTTCCCGGTAGGTTGCAAGCATTCAGACAAAATCGTTTTCCCTGAGTTTTTCGACGCCAACCCCGATGCACACGATGAGCGTTATAACACCAAATACGGCGTGTATGAACCCAATTGCGGCCTACGCAACGTACACATGTCGTGGGGGCACGATGAATATTTGTACCAAATGACCAAAAATCATTTACCCGAGTCGGCGTTGTATATGATTCGTTATCACTCGTTTTATGCACAGCACCGCGAAAATGCCTACACGCATTTGATGGACGAGCATGACCACGAATATTTCAAGTGGGTAAAAGTTTTCAATCCTTATGATTTATACACGAAGTCACCAAAGGTTCCAAACTGGAAAGAACTTCGTCCATATTACGAAGATTTAGCCGCTAAATATTTACCAGCAACGCTTAAATTTTAA
- the mce gene encoding methylmalonyl-CoA epimerase, giving the protein MFVNVEHLGIAVKDIAASDELFSKLFNTVPYKHEAVESEGVTTSFFKINQTKIELLEATNPDSPIAKFIEKKGEGIHHVAFEVDDILAEMQRLEKEGFVLLNKTPKQGADNKLVCFLHPKGTNGVLIELCQEQP; this is encoded by the coding sequence ATGTTTGTTAACGTAGAACATCTCGGAATAGCGGTCAAAGATATTGCGGCTTCTGACGAATTATTTTCCAAACTTTTTAATACTGTGCCTTATAAACATGAGGCTGTGGAGTCTGAAGGAGTAACAACTTCTTTTTTTAAAATTAACCAAACAAAAATTGAGCTACTCGAAGCGACTAATCCCGATAGTCCCATTGCAAAATTTATTGAAAAAAAAGGCGAAGGAATCCACCATGTTGCGTTTGAGGTAGACGATATTTTAGCTGAAATGCAACGGCTTGAAAAAGAGGGATTTGTGCTGTTAAATAAAACTCCAAAACAAGGCGCTGACAATAAATTGGTGTGTTTTCTGCATCCTAAAGGCACCAACGGAGTATTGATTGAACTTTGTCAGGAACAACCGTAG
- a CDS encoding lysoplasmalogenase: MLIFLTFLTDFMRLKLLIFLVIVVAEIASGYAGFWQGVYLFKPLIMLSLLFWTFEYRASYPWLWIGMWFGLGGDVFLMVRGKDLFVAGLGSFLVMQIFYILAFSKTLTPTGKAQLRSTWWWLTLPFALYALVFLVILHPPLTQSADKQGLWIPVVAYSICLCTMGAAAVLRKGSVNSASYAWVLVGAVLFIASDSGIAVNKFLHRFEGSTLFVMTTYSAAQWLIVWGIIKKESRFQ; this comes from the coding sequence ATGTTAATTTTCTTAACTTTTTTGACAGATTTTATGCGTTTAAAACTACTTATTTTTTTGGTTATTGTGGTGGCCGAAATTGCTTCTGGCTATGCTGGTTTCTGGCAGGGCGTTTATTTATTTAAACCCCTTATCATGCTCTCACTCCTGTTTTGGACATTTGAATATCGGGCTTCATACCCTTGGCTATGGATAGGGATGTGGTTTGGTCTGGGTGGAGATGTGTTTTTAATGGTTCGTGGAAAAGACCTGTTTGTGGCGGGTTTAGGTTCTTTTTTGGTCATGCAGATTTTTTATATCCTTGCTTTTAGTAAGACATTGACCCCAACAGGAAAAGCGCAGCTACGTTCAACGTGGTGGTGGTTGACGTTACCGTTTGCACTATACGCGCTGGTTTTTTTGGTGATTTTACATCCTCCCTTAACGCAATCTGCTGATAAACAGGGGTTATGGATTCCAGTGGTGGCTTATTCAATTTGCCTTTGTACGATGGGGGCGGCAGCGGTACTTCGAAAAGGCTCTGTAAATTCAGCAAGCTACGCTTGGGTTTTGGTGGGGGCTGTTTTATTTATTGCGTCTGATTCTGGAATAGCGGTTAATAAGTTCCTACATCGTTTTGAGGGTTCAACGCTTTTTGTCATGACGACTTATAGCGCGGCTCAGTGGTTGATTGTGTGGGGAATCATCAAAAAAGAAAGCCGCTTCCAATGA
- a CDS encoding cold-shock protein: MQEGVVKFFNDTKGFGFITPSNGSQDIFVHVTGLTEDIRENDNVSYDVENGKKGLNAVNVKVI; encoded by the coding sequence ATGCAAGAAGGCGTAGTAAAATTTTTCAATGATACCAAAGGATTTGGTTTTATAACTCCATCAAATGGAAGCCAAGACATTTTTGTCCACGTAACAGGTCTTACTGAAGACATTCGTGAAAATGACAACGTGTCTTATGATGTCGAAAATGGTAAAAAAGGCTTAAATGCAGTTAACGTAAAAGTTATCTAA